The Drosophila innubila isolate TH190305 chromosome 2R unlocalized genomic scaffold, UK_Dinn_1.0 1_C_2R, whole genome shotgun sequence DNA window tttacttaattaatttcaaatacagCATGAGTGAGTTGAACAGCTGTACATTTGAACATTGTAAGGAAATCAAAAACTCAAtgaattaacaaataattaataattaataaatatggaTAGATCATTCTTTGTGGGCGTCTCACACaactcttttttattattataaaataactaaGTTCCTTTGTAAACTAAAAATGAAGTCAGGATTGGATTTGTAATTTACAGATAAGAAATTGGATTTTAGCTTTTCCTTACATTAGaaccttaaatttaaaaaaattggtttgaaattcaaggaaaatatttatatgctaaaaatcgttaatataaaaactgtattaatattaaccaattaatatttaagtttacaattaaaaattttttgattgatttttaattaatgggATTTTTCTTGGCAGCCCTAGTTTTATCAGGTTCTGCTAAGCTTATGCAAATGCCAATAAATTGACAACGTTGTTGCATATTGTCGCGTTAAGaaggcgttgttgttgtttgagcTTTGCcgcatacgcacacacacgcacacagctGTCAACGTTGTACGCATCGACTTCCTGACCAGAGGTCTACGTCAGAGATCAGAGAGAGACACGGCAAATTGGGAAATTCAATTACGACAAGGCGAATAATATGCCGTCACATATATTATGAGCTAATCAGCGGCCTCGGagccagacacacacacatataacaCATGCACTTACAGACGTGTGcgaaataataagaacaacacttgtgaaaatttaattcgacCAGCCCTTTGAGCCCTAATCCGTTGGATCAGCTATGGATAGACGTTAAGAAAAAAGTCTGAGATGCTAGGGTCAAAAAATGTTGGATAACtaaagcaagaagaagaaaatatttgGTAGAATATTAGAATCTCCATATGCCACGCTTTTATTGGATAGGTCTATAGACTCCAGAATATTCGAATGTTATATGCCACGCTTTTATAGGATAGGTCTGTAGACTCCAATGGTGTCAAAATTATCCAGAAAACTGATGGggatttataatattaaatgtaagGACCAAGGTTTATAcccataaattgttaaaaatgttgtagaaATCGgtgatatattattttctatatttgttcacatttttttttcgcacaGTTGAATTTCGACTTAACACaagaaagtttattttataaagaataaGGACATAACAggatatgttttattttaatataaatattattatttattaaataatttaatatgtgtactgttaaaataattgacagacttattgttaaaatatgattatagCAATTTTGTTGATCGAATTAAGTTTTCACATATGCTgctcttattattttgcacacgTTTGTACATACGTGTATGCAACAGATTGTTGCAGTGGACGATTGTTGGCAACGGTGTAACAGATTTAGTttaattcttataatttgtgcTTGCAACTGACGCCGCCAGCCATTGGGCAGGAATGTGCGCGGGCGCGGCTGCTCCACTTGTAGGTGGTTGTCttagtgttgttgtgttgGTGTTGCTATTAACGGTAGTGGTATTACTATTGCTGCTGACTGAGGCGCGGGCGCGCTGCAAACCGATCTTGTTAGCCTTGATCAATGGCCCGGAAAAATAAAAGCCagcgaaattgaaattgttgaccGTTCGCATAatgcagtcagtcagtcacacATGGTGGTTCTCCACACAACAGTTCCCCCCTAAGCCATTTTATGTGGTTGTCTCTGTGCCGTTTGTTCTCGCGCTTGTAAGTTgatattgctgctgctccaaCTTATATCTCAACTGTCCGTTTTGTCACATTGGCGCGTTTTATGTTATTATGCCATTATCTGTCGCCTTCTTTTTTCGTctagtttttaattatcaatttcCTTCTGGGCTGACGTCTGGCTGTTAACGGGGCGTGTGCTTTTAGGTGTGCCGTGAAAAGAAAGCCACTTTGCatatttgtatacaatttgcatatttttttgttaagcaggttttcaattttcaatttgtatttcaagACAACTCAACAATTATTCAGAAATTctagtttagtttattttgttaattttaactaGTGAGTGTTTTTGGGGggataaattaaacaaagtttCTAAGAAAAATTCGCTTACCAACATagtgttatttaataataatgtagaCTCTAAGTAAAATATGCATAAGTTGATTTATTCAAAGCTACCGCTTTGCGGAGCCTAAAAACCTGTTCATGGCGCACTTGGGAGAGCTGAATATTCTATGTATTCTATTCTTTCGCTTCAGTCTCGCTAACAGTTGTTGCTTTCGccgcttcagcttcagcttcagtctCCTCCATGTGTGTTGCAGTCGTAGTTGTCGTAATATCAGCGTCAGCATCCACTTTAGGATCAGCATCAGCTTCGGTATCAGTCATTGGCAAGTCATCGTGCAGAGCGCGACGCGTTGAAAGCATATTATCTGAAAGATAAAACACAATCATTGTCAGACACAGAATATAatcagtttatttaataaatagttaGTCACCGTATTCATCTTCTTCATCGTCTGAAGAATCACTATCGGAACTGTCGTTCCGTAGCTGTGAAGACTGTGGCGTCTCTGTATTTCTTGCCTCCAGAGACAGACGTGGCGCCACAGGTCGCTCCTTGCGTGCAGGATTCAGTGTGCCACAAAAAGCGCAATGAAATGTTGTATACTCGTAATCCTCCATTGGCAGCATTCCTGCAAGATCATATTTAGtacaatataaattgtaattaaggcagttgttgttatttgtttaccATTGTGCTTATGGCATTCCTTGCATATCATGCCAAAGCGATTCTGTGGACTGTCGCCCACAATAAAGTCCACAATGCGATCCAATGCACTGCGCGAACTCTCATCCACAATGGGGAATGGAGTGCGCCTGCGCAGCTCCTGCATTGCACGCACCTGCGGCGTTGTTGCCGTCACTTGCAAGTTGGACGAGATGACGCTGCTGTTTAGGTTATTATTCACGTTGCGGTAAACGCTCGTGTAGGGCGTCAGTGCTTGTGGCGCCCGCTGCATCGTAGATGACGATATCGACCGGTTGGGCGTTGTGCTGCTCGGAGCGGGACGACTTGTGCCCGATATACCCAACATACGATTCTGTTGCTTATCACCAAACCGTTCAAGAAGATTCACTGCCACCTGTCatcatttacaaattattagaAATCTTTCTTAAAAGCAATGTAATTCTCAGAGACCgtaattattatcattttttctgggaaagttaaaatataataattatttttgatttttttttttaagaacaaatatttttactattaaaacataaaacaaaaataattattatatttaaatttgtatataaaccTCAAAccataactcttattttcaattcttattataaatattaaaaataagaataacttgtcagtttttataataaaagttgaaaataaaaattgaaggtttattataaaaattgaccagtaattcttatttttgggatttatatatttatgatttcgAATTTGGGGTACGAAAACATATTCAGGGGTGCCATAGAAAAggaaaccaaccaaaaatcttCCAAAAATGTAGAGAGTTTTGGAAGATTTTcgtttggttttgatttctgtggcacccctgattatGTGTATTTTCCCCCACTGttaattaattctaattttttttaaactcataactattatttgcgGTCCCTGGTCATTTTGTGTCTTTGCTTACCTTGTATGTTTCCTTGTTCATGACCTGCTCCAATAACTTGCTCTTCTTCTCCTTCAGCTGTTTTAGCTTATCGCCATTTTTGTTGAGCTTGCGCTGAAAATACCACGTAAACATTTGACGCAAGAAAACAATGCTGCAAACAATAATGAgtgtaaatttacaaattgcaaCTTTGTGAAATGAGATCATTGATCGATTGATTACTCACAGAACGGGGAAGAGCAACAGCGGAACCAAGTACATGATGCGCTCTTGCATTGTTGGCGGGAAGTAGAAGAAATACCATAGCGCAAAGCCAACAATGTAGACGCCAATTGTGAAGCCAACAAAGTTGGTAACAAATCGCCTTTTACGATCCTGCGTATAGATCACATTCTTTTCAAGTTCTTGTATCTGAATTTGCAGTTCCTCCAGAACAgttgttgtcgatttttcCTTCTATAATTAGAAATGCGTAcgtatgtaaatttatgtgcaaATGTAGTACATATATGCGAGCGTCATCAGTCTACTGTATATCTATCATTCAAGAAGCAAGACATCAGTTTACTTACCCTAAATTTCGATAAAACGAAGcccattttaataataatatagctGTGAACAATGAATAAACTGCGcctacttaaatttaaaatgtaaataaattaaactattttcgtGCCGTGACCGTCCCGCTTGTTGGAATTGCATATACTTTATCGATATATTCACAGGGCTGCCAATTGCATGCATTTCGACTTTATTGCTTAGCATATCGTATATCgatacttaataaataatggtGGTATTCCTGAATGAGATTTGGATTTGGTTTCGTTCAGATTTGATTGAGCCGGTCAGCTGCTTTTTCGCcgcatttttttaaactttcgaaatcaaaaccaaatcAGTGTGCAAAAAGGGTCGTTACTGAAACTGATTCAGATTTGCTTAaacgaaatcgaaaccaaatccgaatctgtttcGGGAATAccacaaataatttgtatataaaatttaaacaagtaaaaaaaaataatttttaaaaagtaggctataatttgtaatttataaactattttcGATCAACAACTGgtaaaattacaaatgtaaCAGGCTTTCGATTAATTGGTAGCCCTGgtaacaacatcaacagctgtCATAAGTTGCGCATTTTACGAacaagtattaaaataaaaacaattatattgcAGGACAGAGTTGAGATTAGTTTGAGATAACagaattttattgttaaatcgCACACAATCGACACAACCAGCTTGCACTGCCAATTTGTAAGACTAATTAATAACTTGAAACAAAGAAAACTCTGTG harbors:
- the LOC117785058 gene encoding endoplasmic reticulum junction formation protein lunapark-B, whose translation is MGFVLSKFRKEKSTTTVLEELQIQIQELEKNVIYTQDRKRRFVTNFVGFTIGVYIVGFALWYFFYFPPTMQERIMYLVPLLLFPVLIVFLRQMFTWYFQRKLNKNGDKLKQLKEKKSKLLEQVMNKETYKVAVNLLERFGDKQQNRMLGISGTSRPAPSSTTPNRSISSSTMQRAPQALTPYTSVYRNVNNNLNSSVISSNLQVTATTPQVRAMQELRRRTPFPIVDESSRSALDRIVDFIVGDSPQNRFGMICKECHKHNGMLPMEDYEYTTFHCAFCGTLNPARKERPVAPRLSLEARNTETPQSSQLRNDSSDSDSSDDEEDEYDNMLSTRRALHDDLPMTDTEADADPKVDADADITTTTTATHMEETEAEAEAAKATTVSETEAKE